The proteins below come from a single Pseudarthrobacter sp. SSS035 genomic window:
- a CDS encoding amidase translates to MSTFNVVEATISELRAALESGRVTSEELVHLYLDRIAAYDRGGICLNALVVMNPDAAAEAAASDQRRARGETLGPLDGIPYTAKDSFQVRGLTVAAGSPAFEHLIAQRDAFTIERLRAAGAVLIGLTNMPPMANGGMQRGVYGRAESPYNADYLTAAFGSGSSNGSGTATAASFAAFGLDEETWSSGRAPASNNALCAYTPSRGIISVRGNWPLVPTMDVVVPHTRSMADLLEVLDVVVTDDTETRGDFWRMQPWVKIPAALSLRPGSYRTLEVPDAKAAMQVLAGTRLGVPRMYINADSHAGTGDSPGIGGPTGQRIQTRASVLALWDATRRDLEAAGAEVVEVDFPVVTNYEGDRPGAPTVATRGLVSAEYLERELWDLSMWAWDDFLKANGDPALHRLADADGSRIFPQPAGALPDRYSELDFDLAQYADRAREEGVPPLEGIPHLADGLRGLEETRRVDLEEWMDERGLDAVVFPAVADVGPADADVNEASATVAWRNGVWVANGNLVPRHLGIPTVTVPMGTMADTGMPVGVTIAGRAYDDTALLHLAAAVEATGDRRTAPVRTPPLGG, encoded by the coding sequence ATGAGCACCTTCAACGTCGTCGAGGCAACGATCTCCGAACTCCGGGCCGCACTTGAGTCCGGCCGCGTGACGAGTGAAGAACTGGTCCACCTCTACCTCGACCGGATCGCCGCCTACGACCGGGGCGGCATCTGTCTGAACGCCCTCGTCGTAATGAACCCCGATGCCGCCGCCGAGGCCGCCGCCTCCGACCAGCGGCGCGCCCGGGGCGAAACGCTGGGACCACTGGATGGCATCCCCTACACCGCCAAGGACAGCTTCCAAGTCAGAGGCCTCACCGTGGCGGCCGGATCCCCCGCGTTCGAGCATCTCATCGCCCAGCGCGACGCCTTCACGATCGAACGACTCCGCGCCGCCGGGGCGGTGCTCATCGGCCTCACCAACATGCCCCCGATGGCAAACGGCGGCATGCAGCGCGGCGTGTACGGCAGGGCCGAAAGCCCCTACAACGCGGACTACCTCACCGCTGCCTTCGGGTCAGGTTCCTCCAACGGATCCGGGACAGCGACGGCGGCGAGCTTCGCCGCATTCGGGCTCGACGAAGAGACCTGGTCCTCGGGCCGGGCCCCCGCCTCCAATAACGCACTCTGCGCCTACACTCCCTCACGCGGGATCATCTCCGTGCGCGGTAACTGGCCGCTGGTGCCGACGATGGACGTCGTTGTCCCGCATACGCGCAGCATGGCCGATCTCCTCGAGGTACTCGACGTAGTCGTCACCGACGACACAGAAACCCGCGGCGACTTCTGGCGCATGCAGCCATGGGTCAAGATCCCGGCGGCATTGAGCCTGCGCCCCGGCTCCTATCGAACCCTCGAAGTACCGGACGCCAAGGCCGCCATGCAGGTCTTGGCCGGCACCCGGCTCGGAGTTCCACGTATGTACATCAACGCCGACTCCCACGCCGGCACGGGCGACTCCCCCGGCATAGGCGGGCCAACGGGCCAACGCATCCAGACGCGCGCCTCAGTCCTCGCCCTCTGGGATGCCACACGCAGAGACCTGGAGGCCGCCGGCGCCGAGGTGGTCGAGGTAGATTTCCCCGTCGTGACCAACTACGAGGGCGACCGCCCCGGTGCCCCCACCGTCGCCACCCGCGGCCTGGTCAGCGCCGAGTACCTGGAGCGTGAGCTGTGGGACCTGTCGATGTGGGCCTGGGACGACTTCCTCAAGGCCAACGGCGATCCGGCCCTGCACAGGCTCGCCGACGCCGACGGGTCCCGGATCTTCCCGCAGCCCGCGGGAGCACTGCCTGACCGCTACAGCGAACTGGATTTCGACCTCGCCCAGTACGCCGACCGAGCGCGCGAAGAGGGCGTCCCGCCTCTGGAGGGCATTCCGCACTTGGCCGACGGCCTGAGGGGGCTCGAGGAGACCCGCCGCGTGGACCTCGAGGAATGGATGGACGAGCGCGGCCTGGACGCCGTCGTCTTCCCGGCCGTCGCCGACGTCGGCCCGGCGGACGCTGACGTGAATGAGGCATCCGCCACCGTTGCCTGGCGCAACGGCGTGTGGGTGGCCAACGGCAACCTCGTGCCCCGGCACCTCGGCATACCGACCGTGACCGTGCCGATGGGCACCATGGCCGACACTGGCATGCCCGTCGGGGTCACTATCGCTGGCCGGGCCTACGACGATACTGCGCTCCTGCACCTGGCAGCCGCCGTCGAGGCCACCGGAGACCGCCGTACCGCACCCGTGCGCACACCGCCGCTGGGCGGGTGA
- a CDS encoding nitronate monooxygenase family protein, with product MTLENSTSASLNRITKLFGTDVPVVLGPFGGVSSVELAAAVSDGGGLGSYGLYGYGADAIRSTAAELKKATAKPFALNLWIPTGDETTSLPQPDFDHYVGTLKPYFDELGLPVPLMPDRYLPDYDEQVEATLEAGPAVVSFVFGVPAPELVEEAHRRGIVVVGTATTVGEAVALEAGGVDAVVASGMESGGHRVSFLKPAEESLIGTFALVPQVVDAVGIPVIAAGGIADRRGYAAARALGADAVQVGSAFLATRESAAVPAYRAILHSPAAQETVLTRALSGRLARGIPNRIIAELSERNTAPFPVQNWLTGRFRPQAAALGNTELMSLWAGQATPLIRHDSAADVLAELLAGSPAL from the coding sequence ATGACTCTCGAGAACAGCACCTCAGCCAGCTTAAACCGCATCACCAAACTGTTCGGCACGGACGTTCCGGTGGTGCTGGGCCCCTTCGGTGGCGTCTCTTCCGTGGAGCTGGCAGCCGCCGTGAGCGACGGCGGCGGGCTGGGTTCCTATGGCCTCTACGGTTACGGTGCTGACGCCATTCGGAGCACAGCTGCCGAGCTCAAGAAGGCAACGGCGAAGCCGTTCGCCCTCAACCTCTGGATTCCCACCGGCGACGAAACCACGTCGCTCCCCCAGCCGGATTTCGACCACTACGTCGGGACCCTGAAGCCGTACTTTGACGAACTGGGCCTGCCGGTTCCGCTAATGCCGGACCGTTACCTGCCCGACTACGACGAGCAGGTGGAGGCAACCCTGGAGGCGGGTCCCGCCGTCGTCAGCTTTGTGTTCGGTGTGCCCGCGCCGGAACTGGTGGAGGAGGCGCACCGGCGTGGAATCGTGGTGGTGGGAACCGCCACCACGGTCGGGGAAGCCGTTGCCCTGGAAGCAGGCGGCGTGGATGCCGTGGTTGCCAGCGGCATGGAATCCGGCGGCCATCGGGTCTCGTTCCTGAAGCCCGCGGAGGAGTCCCTGATCGGAACCTTTGCACTGGTTCCGCAGGTGGTTGACGCAGTGGGCATTCCGGTCATCGCCGCCGGCGGCATTGCGGACCGCCGCGGCTACGCTGCTGCACGAGCCCTCGGCGCCGACGCGGTCCAGGTGGGCTCGGCGTTCCTGGCCACCCGCGAATCCGCGGCCGTGCCTGCATACCGGGCCATCCTCCACAGTCCGGCCGCGCAAGAAACAGTACTGACGAGGGCCCTCAGCGGACGGCTTGCACGCGGCATCCCCAACCGCATCATCGCGGAACTGTCAGAACGGAACACAGCTCCTTTCCCTGTCCAGAACTGGCTCACCGGCCGCTTCCGCCCACAGGCAGCCGCCCTGGGAAACACGGAGCTTATGTCGCTGTGGGCGGGGCAGGCCACACCGCTGATCCGGCATGACTCCGCCGCTGATGTCCTGGCGGAACTGCTCGCCGGCAGTCCGGCTTTGTAA
- a CDS encoding YcnI family protein, which yields MTTTFLRRTLTAAAATGGAAVLILTAAAGASAHVGVKPDKTDANSYALLTFGIPHGCEESGTTKVTITLPAELTDAQPTVNPNWSVERVTEQLAEPKKLADGTSITKRTSQIVYTAKAPLEHDLRDALVLSVKLPDAAGSTLYFPTLQSCETGQTDWSEIAKDGQDPHSLKAPAPSITITEPASADGHGAASAAHTTETPATEQAAAVTDSGADARSWAGLAAGLGGLALGGVAFARSGSKRRQDSAA from the coding sequence ATGACCACCACCTTCCTTCGCCGCACCCTCACCGCAGCGGCAGCCACCGGCGGCGCAGCCGTCCTGATCCTGACCGCAGCAGCAGGGGCGTCCGCCCACGTCGGCGTCAAGCCGGACAAGACTGACGCCAACTCGTATGCCCTGCTGACCTTCGGTATCCCGCACGGCTGCGAGGAGTCCGGCACCACCAAGGTGACCATCACCCTGCCGGCCGAACTCACCGACGCCCAGCCCACAGTGAACCCCAACTGGAGCGTGGAAAGGGTGACGGAGCAGCTCGCCGAGCCCAAGAAACTGGCCGACGGCACCTCCATCACCAAACGCACCAGCCAGATCGTCTACACCGCCAAGGCACCCCTCGAGCACGACCTGCGCGATGCCCTGGTGCTGTCGGTCAAGCTGCCCGACGCGGCAGGCTCCACGCTCTACTTCCCCACGCTGCAGTCGTGCGAAACGGGGCAGACTGACTGGTCGGAGATCGCCAAGGACGGCCAGGACCCGCATTCCCTGAAGGCGCCGGCGCCGTCCATCACCATCACCGAGCCGGCCAGCGCGGACGGCCACGGCGCTGCTTCCGCGGCGCACACCACCGAAACCCCGGCCACCGAGCAGGCAGCCGCCGTGACTGACAGCGGTGCGGACGCCCGCAGCTGGGCGGGGCTTGCCGCCGGCCTCGGCGGCCTCGCCCTGGGCGGGGTGGCCTTCGCGCGCAGCGGCTCAAAGCGCCGGCAGGACTCCGCCGCGTAA
- a CDS encoding DUF4232 domain-containing protein translates to MSFQRMSRVFVFTTAVAAAALMLTACGPSQPQTQGTTTPGTNSASPSTTPASPGASHSPSSSATTPAGPALCKAATLSAATDASGGGAAGSVYMKLNLTNTGTAPCLLKGYPGVSLTANADGAPIGAAATRDETTPVADVLLAPGQTGTAVLRYTQAANYSDCTLTDAAGYRIYPPEDTASLFLPQPTSACSNANITLLSVGAFQPA, encoded by the coding sequence ATGAGCTTTCAGCGGATGTCACGGGTGTTTGTTTTTACGACGGCGGTCGCGGCGGCGGCACTGATGCTCACCGCCTGCGGACCGAGCCAGCCGCAGACGCAGGGGACGACGACGCCGGGGACTAACTCCGCCAGCCCGTCCACCACGCCGGCGTCTCCGGGCGCGTCCCACTCGCCGTCGTCGTCTGCCACCACTCCGGCCGGTCCCGCGCTCTGCAAAGCGGCCACACTGTCGGCGGCTACCGATGCGTCCGGCGGCGGCGCGGCGGGCAGCGTCTACATGAAGCTGAACCTCACGAATACGGGCACGGCGCCCTGCCTGCTCAAGGGCTACCCGGGGGTATCGCTGACCGCCAACGCCGACGGTGCACCGATTGGTGCGGCCGCGACCCGCGACGAAACCACCCCCGTAGCGGACGTACTGCTGGCGCCGGGCCAGACCGGAACCGCCGTTCTCCGCTACACCCAGGCCGCGAACTACAGCGACTGCACACTGACGGACGCGGCCGGTTACCGCATCTACCCGCCGGAAGACACGGCGTCGTTGTTCCTGCCGCAGCCCACCAGCGCGTGCAGCAACGCGAACATCACGCTCCTGAGCGTCGGGGCGTTCCAGCCCGCTTGA
- a CDS encoding glycoside hydrolase family 32 protein has protein sequence MTAATATTADTFRPALHYTARNTWLNDPNGLIFHEGVYHLYYQNNPLDNVWGNMSWGHATSPDLVTWTEHPVAISCDEEEDIFSGSIVFDRDNTSGFGTDSAPPLVAVYTSAFKPGSAHEGVQAQSLAYSRDGYTWSKHTANPVLNRGSAEFRDPKVIRYDGGAGSYWVMVAVEATDFHVVLYKSEDLKSWELLSTFGPANATGGVWECPDLFPLPVDGDPENLQWVLTVNLNPGGPNNGSAGQYFVGEFDGTAFTSATTVTEGVQDPDRLGEYQWLDWGRDYYAAVSFSDVPDNRRLMIAWMNNWEYANQIPTSPWRSPMTLGREVSLRTFDGKVRLIQEATGDFASISDPARAFSLAHTEIAEGTHILDGAAGSVQRIDITLTPGSATEFGLVVRGDGDEGTRIGVRPVEGTLVVDRRDSGQSGFHEAFASIDTAPIRGIEGSYKLTIFVDRCSVEVFAQDGQVTMTELIFPAPTSTDLALYSIGGTATVTNLDVIHYA, from the coding sequence ATGACTGCCGCGACCGCCACGACAGCCGACACTTTCCGGCCGGCCCTGCATTACACGGCCCGGAACACCTGGCTAAATGACCCCAACGGCCTGATTTTTCATGAAGGCGTCTACCACCTCTATTACCAGAACAACCCGCTGGACAACGTGTGGGGAAACATGTCCTGGGGACACGCCACCTCCCCGGACCTGGTTACCTGGACCGAACACCCCGTCGCCATCTCCTGTGATGAGGAAGAGGACATCTTCTCCGGCAGTATCGTCTTCGACCGGGACAACACCAGCGGATTCGGCACCGACTCGGCTCCACCGTTGGTCGCGGTCTACACCAGCGCCTTCAAACCCGGCTCCGCACATGAGGGCGTCCAGGCCCAGTCCCTCGCCTACAGCCGCGACGGCTACACGTGGAGCAAACACACCGCCAACCCCGTCCTGAACCGCGGATCAGCTGAGTTCCGCGACCCCAAAGTCATAAGGTATGACGGCGGCGCCGGCAGTTACTGGGTCATGGTCGCCGTCGAAGCCACGGACTTCCATGTGGTGCTCTACAAGTCCGAGGACCTGAAGAGCTGGGAGTTGCTGAGCACGTTCGGCCCGGCCAACGCCACCGGAGGTGTCTGGGAGTGCCCCGACCTGTTCCCCCTCCCGGTCGATGGCGACCCGGAGAACCTTCAGTGGGTCCTCACCGTCAACCTCAACCCGGGCGGACCCAACAACGGCTCCGCCGGGCAGTACTTCGTCGGAGAATTCGACGGGACCGCGTTCACTTCGGCCACCACCGTGACCGAAGGCGTCCAGGACCCGGACCGGCTGGGCGAGTACCAGTGGCTGGACTGGGGCCGGGACTACTACGCCGCGGTCTCTTTCAGCGACGTCCCCGATAACCGGCGCCTCATGATCGCCTGGATGAACAATTGGGAATACGCCAACCAGATCCCCACCTCGCCCTGGCGCAGCCCCATGACGCTGGGCCGCGAAGTATCCCTCCGCACCTTTGACGGAAAGGTGCGACTGATTCAAGAGGCCACCGGAGATTTCGCCTCAATTTCCGACCCGGCCCGGGCGTTCAGCCTCGCGCACACGGAAATCGCTGAGGGTACACACATCCTGGACGGTGCAGCGGGCAGCGTCCAACGCATAGATATCACCCTGACGCCCGGAAGCGCCACGGAATTCGGGCTTGTGGTCCGCGGCGACGGCGACGAGGGAACCCGCATCGGCGTCAGGCCCGTTGAAGGCACCCTCGTTGTTGACCGGCGCGATTCCGGACAGTCAGGTTTCCACGAAGCTTTCGCCTCCATCGACACCGCCCCTATCCGCGGGATCGAAGGCTCCTACAAGCTCACCATCTTCGTGGACCGCTGCTCCGTTGAGGTCTTCGCCCAGGACGGCCAGGTCACCATGACCGAACTGATCTTCCCGGCACCCACCAGTACCGACCTCGCGCTCTATTCCATCGGTGGCACGGCCACGGTCACCAACCTGGACGTCATTCATTACGCCTGA
- a CDS encoding ABC transporter substrate-binding protein, translating into MAFSRKFTALGAVLAGTLMFTACSGGGSGTTEIKDASADFGFQETGFPIVSKQLDLTFSGTKAALAPDYNTMTVVKEWEKATNVHINWENLPETVFQEKKNLILASGDLPDAFFNTGLTDAEIATYSASGTLIPLEGLIEKNAPNLSKMLSERPDIKAAITSSDGHIYSLPSVEELGLVQFPNELAINTSWLKKLNIPMPKTIDEFHDALLAFKTQDASGTGKTIPLSFMPGSWCGDIVDLIAALGGVPDNMDHRIVQDDKVIFTPTQDGYKKAIQTLHEWYREGLIDPESFSQDDKAYLAKGKAATENLGSFVWWEVPEMVGADRANNYALVPVLEGVNGKRIASQSNNQEIARGAFAITRANKYPAATMRWADNLYDPIQSAQANWGPIGETLQKDASGLLTQIPAPAGTSEGERRQKVAPGGPKANTAENFTTVVAPEPRAAERQKTVNELYKPFAGNDGYPPVALSNEELQQISTIQTDITSLVKQNMAKWIVSGGIEQEWDGYVSQLKNVGVDKMIEVYQQAYDRYKSNS; encoded by the coding sequence ATGGCATTCAGCCGCAAATTCACCGCCCTCGGCGCCGTCCTGGCCGGAACATTGATGTTCACCGCCTGCTCCGGCGGCGGCTCAGGCACCACGGAGATCAAAGACGCCTCCGCGGACTTCGGCTTCCAGGAAACAGGCTTCCCGATCGTCAGCAAGCAGCTCGACCTGACCTTCTCTGGCACCAAGGCGGCTCTCGCACCGGACTACAACACCATGACCGTGGTCAAGGAATGGGAAAAAGCCACCAACGTCCACATCAACTGGGAGAACCTGCCCGAAACGGTCTTCCAGGAAAAGAAGAACCTCATCCTGGCCAGCGGTGACCTGCCCGACGCGTTCTTCAACACCGGCCTGACCGACGCCGAGATCGCCACCTACTCCGCCAGTGGCACGCTCATCCCGCTCGAGGGTCTGATCGAGAAGAACGCCCCGAACCTCTCCAAGATGCTCTCGGAACGACCTGACATCAAGGCAGCCATCACCTCGTCGGACGGGCACATCTACTCCCTGCCGTCGGTGGAGGAGCTCGGCCTGGTCCAGTTCCCCAACGAACTGGCCATCAACACTTCCTGGCTGAAGAAGCTCAACATCCCGATGCCGAAAACCATCGATGAGTTCCACGATGCACTGCTGGCCTTCAAGACCCAGGACGCCTCCGGGACCGGCAAAACTATCCCGCTGAGCTTCATGCCCGGCTCCTGGTGCGGGGACATCGTTGACCTGATCGCCGCCCTCGGCGGAGTGCCGGACAACATGGACCACCGCATCGTCCAGGACGACAAAGTCATCTTCACCCCCACCCAGGACGGCTACAAAAAAGCCATCCAGACCCTGCACGAGTGGTACCGGGAAGGCCTGATCGACCCCGAATCCTTCTCCCAGGATGACAAGGCGTACCTGGCCAAGGGCAAAGCCGCCACGGAAAACCTCGGCTCATTCGTCTGGTGGGAAGTCCCCGAAATGGTCGGCGCTGACCGCGCCAACAACTACGCCCTGGTCCCGGTCCTGGAAGGCGTGAACGGCAAACGGATCGCCAGCCAGTCCAACAACCAGGAAATCGCCCGCGGCGCCTTCGCCATCACCCGGGCCAACAAATATCCGGCCGCGACCATGCGCTGGGCCGACAACCTCTATGACCCCATCCAGTCCGCCCAGGCCAACTGGGGACCCATCGGTGAAACCCTGCAAAAGGACGCCAGCGGACTGCTGACGCAGATCCCGGCCCCGGCCGGGACCAGCGAAGGCGAACGCCGCCAAAAGGTCGCCCCGGGCGGCCCGAAGGCCAACACCGCCGAGAACTTCACCACCGTCGTCGCGCCAGAACCACGCGCCGCCGAACGCCAGAAGACCGTCAACGAACTCTACAAGCCCTTCGCCGGCAACGACGGCTACCCGCCGGTCGCCCTCTCCAACGAAGAACTGCAGCAGATCAGCACCATCCAGACGGACATCACCTCCCTGGTGAAGCAGAACATGGCCAAGTGGATCGTCTCCGGCGGCATCGAGCAGGAATGGGACGGCTACGTCTCCCAGCTCAAAAATGTCGGCGTCGACAAAATGATTGAGGTCTACCAGCAGGCCTACGACCGCTACAAGAGCAACTCCTAG
- a CDS encoding carbohydrate ABC transporter permease, whose translation MSLTTNPRTTVNPNRPLSQVLPKPSLRDKYGDRAFNIAATTVLLLSILAVVYPLYFIVIASISDPNAVYEGKVWLFPSGVTTEGYERIFADSRIWNGLGNTVIYTVLGTAVSVSTILCGAYALSRKDMPGRKILMLLFVITMFFDGGLITKYLVVRDLGMLDTVWAVVLPGAVGVWNLIIARSFFEHTIPNELREAAQMDGATDFKFFFKMVLPLSKPLIMLMIMVHVVAQWNSFFDALIFLNDDSKYPLQLVLRNILIQSDVSSTGTTGGDIESYAAAQRIAELTKYAMIVVSSLPLMIALPFMQKHFTKGAMIGAVK comes from the coding sequence ATGTCCCTGACAACCAACCCCCGCACAACCGTGAACCCGAACCGGCCCCTCAGCCAGGTCCTCCCCAAGCCGTCGCTGCGCGACAAATACGGCGACCGTGCCTTCAACATCGCCGCCACCACTGTCCTGTTGCTGTCCATTCTGGCCGTGGTCTATCCGCTGTACTTCATCGTCATCGCTTCCATCAGCGACCCGAATGCCGTGTACGAAGGTAAGGTCTGGCTGTTTCCTTCCGGGGTGACTACAGAGGGTTACGAACGGATCTTCGCCGACAGCCGCATCTGGAATGGCCTGGGCAACACCGTCATCTACACCGTGCTCGGCACCGCCGTGAGCGTCAGCACCATCCTGTGCGGCGCCTACGCACTGTCCCGCAAGGACATGCCCGGCCGGAAGATCCTGATGCTCCTGTTCGTGATCACCATGTTCTTCGACGGCGGACTCATCACCAAGTACCTGGTGGTCCGCGACCTGGGCATGCTGGACACCGTCTGGGCAGTGGTCCTTCCCGGCGCGGTGGGCGTGTGGAACCTGATCATCGCCAGGTCCTTCTTTGAACACACCATCCCCAACGAGTTGCGCGAAGCCGCGCAGATGGACGGGGCAACCGACTTCAAATTCTTCTTCAAAATGGTGCTCCCACTGTCCAAACCGCTGATCATGCTCATGATCATGGTCCACGTCGTGGCTCAGTGGAACTCGTTCTTTGACGCACTGATCTTCCTCAACGACGACTCCAAATACCCGCTGCAGCTCGTCCTGCGCAACATCCTCATCCAGTCAGACGTCTCCTCCACCGGAACCACCGGCGGAGACATCGAATCCTATGCCGCCGCGCAAAGGATCGCAGAGCTCACCAAGTACGCCATGATCGTCGTCTCGAGCCTGCCCCTCATGATTGCCCTGCCATTCATGCAGAAGCACTTCACTAAGGGCGCCATGATCGGCGCCGTCAAATAG
- a CDS encoding sugar ABC transporter permease — MSRTIPARRGRPAAAPLPQRKISLSLRMKRISRAWQLYVLLAPAIIYVLVFKYWPMYGVQIAFKNYNPVDGFTDSPWVGLTHFIRFVNSYQFGQVVGNTLWIAVLGLLLAFPIPIILALLVNQLQSERFKKFTQTVLYSPAFISTVVVVGIMFVVLSPRSGLVNNAIQLGGGEPIFFMGSADWFRPIYVISDVWQNAGFSMIVYLAALAAIDPALHDAAKVDGASKLQRIRHIDLPGIMPVVTILFILAIGNLLNVGFEKALLMQTPLNLSSSEIIQTYVYHAGLQQAQFSYSAAIGLFNSLLNLALLLVFNTIARRANQATLW; from the coding sequence ATGAGCCGCACCATCCCGGCCCGACGCGGGCGTCCTGCTGCGGCGCCGTTGCCGCAGCGGAAAATTTCTCTTTCGCTCCGCATGAAGAGAATTTCCCGCGCCTGGCAGTTATACGTATTACTAGCCCCGGCGATCATCTACGTTCTGGTCTTCAAGTACTGGCCGATGTACGGCGTTCAGATCGCTTTCAAGAACTACAACCCGGTGGACGGGTTTACGGACAGCCCCTGGGTGGGCCTGACCCACTTCATCAGGTTTGTGAACTCTTACCAGTTCGGCCAGGTGGTCGGTAACACCTTGTGGATCGCCGTCCTAGGCCTGCTGCTGGCCTTCCCCATTCCGATCATCCTGGCGTTGCTGGTCAACCAGCTCCAGAGCGAGAGGTTCAAGAAGTTCACGCAGACGGTGCTGTATTCGCCCGCATTCATCTCCACCGTGGTGGTGGTGGGCATCATGTTCGTAGTTCTGTCCCCGAGGTCGGGGCTGGTGAACAACGCCATCCAGCTGGGCGGCGGTGAGCCGATCTTCTTCATGGGTTCGGCGGATTGGTTCCGTCCTATCTATGTGATCTCGGATGTCTGGCAGAACGCCGGCTTCTCGATGATCGTGTACCTGGCGGCCCTGGCGGCCATCGACCCGGCGCTCCACGATGCGGCCAAGGTCGACGGTGCCTCGAAGCTGCAGCGCATCCGGCACATCGACCTGCCGGGCATCATGCCGGTGGTGACCATCCTGTTCATCCTGGCTATCGGCAACCTGCTCAACGTCGGTTTCGAGAAGGCGCTGCTGATGCAGACGCCGCTGAACCTCTCAAGCTCGGAGATCATCCAGACCTACGTCTACCACGCGGGCCTGCAGCAGGCGCAGTTCAGCTACTCGGCCGCCATCGGCCTGTTCAACTCCCTCCTCAACCTGGCACTGCTGCTCGTCTTCAACACGATTGCGCGCCGGGCCAACCAAGCGACCCTGTGGTGA
- a CDS encoding LacI family DNA-binding transcriptional regulator yields the protein MHDVAAAAGVSQATVSLVLNSASGSRFSEETRKRVRDAVNRLGYRTNAHAKVLREGVAGMIGFIGDSVATTPFAGAIIEGAQQRAWEDGLLLLSVNTGGDRELEAASLDTMLSYKVAGVVYAAMYHRWLEVPEALAGVRSVVLNSQDRAGLVPSVAPDEVKGGYAATSRLLEAGHARVGMINIETLESGLPAAVGRYEGYCAALEEAGLDVDPSLVRFGTGGEEDGYKYTLELMTSGNPPTAIFCANDRGAWGAYQAVSDLRLSIPGDVSIVGFDNQATLAPFLRPGLTTFELPFVAMGRRAVELILQDAEPDGRVELMDCPLIERNSVTHPKEMP from the coding sequence ATGCACGACGTCGCTGCTGCTGCCGGTGTTTCACAGGCCACCGTGTCGCTGGTGCTGAATTCAGCCTCCGGGTCGCGTTTCTCCGAGGAGACGCGCAAGCGCGTTCGGGACGCCGTGAATCGGCTGGGCTACCGCACCAACGCCCACGCCAAAGTCCTTCGAGAGGGCGTGGCCGGCATGATCGGTTTCATCGGAGATTCCGTGGCCACCACTCCTTTTGCGGGCGCCATCATCGAAGGCGCGCAGCAGCGGGCCTGGGAGGACGGACTCCTCCTGCTCTCGGTAAACACCGGTGGTGATAGGGAGCTCGAGGCCGCGTCTTTGGACACCATGCTCTCCTATAAGGTCGCCGGCGTGGTCTACGCCGCCATGTACCACCGCTGGCTGGAGGTTCCTGAGGCCCTGGCGGGCGTCAGGTCCGTGGTGCTGAATTCTCAGGACCGGGCCGGCCTCGTCCCGAGTGTCGCCCCGGACGAGGTCAAAGGCGGCTACGCGGCCACCAGTCGATTGCTCGAGGCGGGCCACGCCCGGGTGGGGATGATCAATATCGAAACCCTTGAAAGCGGACTTCCTGCCGCCGTCGGCCGCTACGAGGGCTACTGCGCGGCACTTGAGGAAGCGGGGCTGGACGTTGATCCGTCGCTGGTCCGCTTCGGTACAGGCGGTGAGGAGGACGGCTACAAGTACACGCTGGAGCTGATGACCTCCGGCAACCCGCCCACCGCAATTTTCTGCGCGAACGACCGCGGCGCCTGGGGTGCTTACCAAGCAGTCTCGGACCTGCGCCTCTCGATCCCCGGGGACGTCTCGATCGTGGGGTTTGATAATCAGGCGACTCTGGCGCCGTTTCTTCGCCCGGGATTGACCACTTTCGAATTGCCGTTCGTCGCCATGGGCCGGCGCGCGGTTGAGCTGATCCTCCAGGACGCGGAACCCGATGGCCGGGTCGAGCTCATGGACTGCCCCCTGATTGAACGGAATTCAGTGACTCATCCTAAGGAGATGCCATGA